In the Flavobacterium pallidum genome, one interval contains:
- the pth gene encoding aminoacyl-tRNA hydrolase, with amino-acid sequence MKKFLIVGLGNIGAEYVNTRHNIGFKVVDFLAKEESLSFETVKLGAMAEYKFKGRTYFLLKPNTYMNLSGKAVKFWMDKENIPLENIMVITDDLNLPFGTIRIKPKGSDGGHNGLKSINQILNTQNYTRFRFGISDEFKKGKQVDYVLGEWDEDEKSKLPERLKMSADAVRSFGAAGLENTMTSYNGK; translated from the coding sequence ATGAAGAAATTCTTAATCGTTGGCCTGGGCAACATCGGCGCAGAATATGTCAATACACGCCATAATATTGGTTTTAAGGTCGTCGACTTTTTAGCTAAAGAAGAATCACTTTCATTTGAAACGGTGAAGCTGGGCGCTATGGCGGAATATAAATTTAAAGGACGCACTTATTTCCTGCTAAAACCAAATACCTATATGAACTTAAGCGGAAAAGCGGTGAAGTTCTGGATGGATAAGGAAAATATTCCGTTGGAAAATATCATGGTGATTACAGACGATCTAAACCTTCCGTTCGGGACCATCCGCATCAAACCAAAAGGGAGTGATGGCGGCCACAATGGGCTCAAAAGTATCAACCAGATCCTGAATACGCAAAATTATACACGCTTCCGTTTTGGCATCAGCGATGAGTTCAAGAAAGGGAAACAGGTGGATTATGTACTGGGGGAATGGGATGAGGATGAAAAATCCAAGTTGCCCGAGCGGCTGAAAATGTCAGCGGATGCTGTTCGTTCCTTCGGGGCTGCAGGATTAGAAAACACGATGACTTCTTATAACGGGAAATAA
- a CDS encoding zinc-dependent metalloprotease, translated as MKKILLFLIALLLAGPIFAQKKDAWHVADLSAFSGRETIRSGAYSENQKFFTFDVATMKNMLVNVSGRFSGQAGVRIAIPTISGNMEEFMVWENSNFEPELQAKYPEIRSYIGRGITDSTAKLYFSLAPEGIQTMILRADKGSEFIEPYTKDRAVYVMFDSDTRLKNSLPLVCSTEEKNVSNKISSNPSVARSNNGSYKTMRLALSCTGEYGTYHGGTAGALAAMNATMTRVNGVYDIDLAVHLNLIANNNVLVYTNATTDGYSNAANMDNWNLELQAKLTSIIGNANYDIGHLFGATGGGGNAGCIGCVCVAPTNTEPEGKGSGITSPEDGVPMGDTFDIDYVAHEMGHQLGGTHSYSHIYEASGTNVEPGSGSTIMGYAGITGSPTDVQAHSNDYFTYVNIAQIQQNLAGKSCPVSTPITNTPPVVDAGASYTIPKGTPFILTGSATDAEGDSLEYTWEQNDDSTQSLQGNASIASATKTAGPTFRSFSPTTSPIRYCPSMSKVLSNNITSAFESVSNVARNLNFTLTARDNSVNGPQTNTAAMAITVTTAAGPFAVTAPNSVVTWQAGSNQTVTWNVAGTTGNGVDTPFVDIYLSNNAGVTFGTLLASHVPNDGSETITIPNTPGTSNRIMVRANGNIFFDVSNTNFAISAPVATQSIAFTGDAGEQFKTVCGQASSINFIFDYLTLAGFTGTTTFSATGNPAGSTVSFNPTSATANGEITMSVSGLDNSATGTYPITVTSTSGSITKTINFYLQIQAAVAPVTTTTPVNLATDQLTDLAFTWQAADVISYVFELATDVNFNNIIVSENPEVASYNAHGLMENTDYYWRVAVNNGQCLSAFSAVSKFTTGNFNCNSYVATNVPMVIGTGGNITINSTMNISDNVSIRDLDLTVDITHSWISDLRVSLVSPGGTVLTLIANQCNVNPGVPNMNVTFDDLGSFLVCGTNPAISGTIKPLNALSNFNNISAQGNWTLRILDNQSGDGGTLNSWSMKVCSAAPLGIEDKALFSFAVYPNPNNGSFTVKSDKLTSDKINMAVYDIRGRIIFQKDYAGSANFNENIKLDNVQSGVYLLSVSDGQNKEVKRIVVQ; from the coding sequence ATGAAAAAAATATTACTGTTCTTAATTGCGTTGCTCTTGGCAGGCCCGATTTTTGCCCAAAAGAAAGACGCATGGCATGTTGCCGATTTGTCCGCTTTTTCGGGACGTGAAACAATCCGTAGCGGTGCTTATTCTGAAAACCAGAAATTCTTCACTTTTGATGTAGCCACAATGAAGAATATGCTTGTGAATGTTTCAGGCAGGTTTTCAGGCCAGGCTGGTGTGAGAATCGCTATTCCTACCATTTCCGGCAATATGGAAGAATTCATGGTTTGGGAAAACTCTAATTTCGAACCAGAATTGCAGGCAAAATATCCTGAAATCAGGTCATACATTGGCCGTGGAATTACTGACAGTACTGCCAAATTGTACTTCAGCCTTGCGCCAGAGGGAATCCAGACTATGATCCTCAGGGCTGATAAAGGTTCAGAATTTATTGAGCCGTATACAAAAGACCGTGCGGTGTATGTAATGTTTGACTCCGATACACGCTTAAAAAACAGCCTTCCGCTGGTTTGTAGCACAGAGGAAAAGAACGTATCCAATAAAATCAGCAGCAACCCAAGCGTTGCGCGTTCCAACAATGGCTCATACAAAACCATGAGGCTTGCGCTTTCGTGTACTGGCGAATATGGTACATACCACGGTGGCACGGCAGGTGCTTTGGCTGCGATGAACGCGACGATGACACGTGTTAACGGAGTGTATGATATCGATCTTGCCGTACACCTTAACCTCATTGCAAACAACAACGTCCTTGTTTATACAAATGCCACTACTGACGGTTATTCCAATGCCGCTAACATGGACAACTGGAATTTAGAATTGCAGGCAAAACTGACTTCAATTATCGGCAATGCCAATTATGATATCGGCCATCTTTTCGGTGCGACCGGAGGCGGTGGAAATGCAGGCTGTATCGGATGTGTATGCGTTGCTCCAACAAACACTGAACCTGAAGGAAAAGGCAGCGGAATCACTTCCCCTGAGGACGGGGTGCCAATGGGCGATACTTTCGACATTGATTATGTCGCTCACGAAATGGGCCACCAGTTGGGCGGTACACACTCCTATTCGCATATTTATGAAGCTTCAGGAACTAATGTGGAACCAGGAAGCGGCTCTACAATTATGGGTTATGCCGGAATCACAGGCAGCCCGACTGACGTTCAGGCACATTCGAATGACTATTTCACTTACGTAAACATCGCGCAAATCCAGCAAAACCTTGCCGGAAAATCCTGTCCGGTTTCAACGCCAATAACAAATACACCTCCTGTGGTTGATGCGGGTGCAAGTTATACCATCCCTAAGGGAACACCTTTTATCTTAACAGGCTCAGCAACTGATGCTGAAGGGGATTCGTTAGAATATACCTGGGAGCAAAATGATGATTCAACCCAGTCTTTACAGGGGAATGCAAGTATCGCATCTGCGACGAAAACGGCGGGTCCGACTTTCAGGTCATTTTCACCAACAACGTCTCCGATCCGTTATTGCCCATCGATGAGCAAAGTGTTAAGCAACAACATCACCTCGGCATTTGAATCAGTTTCCAATGTGGCGCGAAACCTGAATTTTACGCTGACAGCAAGGGACAATTCAGTAAACGGACCACAAACCAATACTGCCGCAATGGCCATCACGGTAACTACTGCCGCAGGTCCATTTGCCGTAACGGCGCCTAACAGCGTAGTGACATGGCAAGCCGGATCAAACCAAACGGTGACATGGAATGTTGCAGGAACTACGGGGAACGGTGTTGATACCCCGTTTGTTGACATTTATCTTTCAAATAATGCTGGTGTCACTTTCGGCACACTCCTGGCAAGCCACGTACCAAATGATGGCTCTGAGACGATTACTATACCAAATACTCCAGGCACAAGCAACCGCATCATGGTTAGGGCCAATGGAAATATCTTTTTCGATGTTTCTAACACGAACTTTGCAATAAGTGCGCCTGTCGCTACCCAGTCCATTGCCTTTACCGGAGATGCGGGGGAGCAATTTAAAACTGTATGTGGACAGGCTTCTTCAATAAATTTCATCTTTGACTATCTGACTCTTGCAGGATTTACAGGAACAACGACTTTCAGTGCGACAGGAAATCCTGCAGGAAGTACCGTAAGCTTCAACCCGACATCGGCAACTGCCAATGGTGAAATCACAATGAGTGTAAGTGGCCTTGACAACAGCGCCACAGGAACTTATCCGATTACCGTTACATCAACCTCTGGAAGCATTACAAAAACAATCAATTTTTACCTCCAGATACAGGCTGCTGTAGCCCCGGTAACAACAACCACTCCGGTAAATCTTGCTACAGATCAACTTACAGACCTTGCCTTTACATGGCAGGCTGCAGATGTTATCTCTTATGTTTTTGAATTGGCTACTGATGTTAATTTTAACAATATCATTGTCTCTGAAAATCCTGAAGTTGCTTCTTATAATGCCCATGGCCTCATGGAGAATACAGATTATTACTGGAGGGTTGCCGTAAACAACGGACAATGCTTAAGTGCTTTCAGTGCTGTAAGTAAATTCACTACAGGGAATTTCAATTGTAATTCATATGTAGCAACAAATGTCCCGATGGTTATCGGAACGGGAGGGAACATTACGATTAACTCTACAATGAATATTTCGGATAATGTCAGCATCAGGGATTTGGATTTAACCGTGGACATCACCCACAGCTGGATCAGCGACCTTAGGGTTTCATTGGTTAGTCCGGGCGGTACCGTACTTACGCTTATTGCAAATCAATGTAATGTGAATCCTGGAGTGCCGAATATGAATGTAACGTTTGACGATTTAGGGTCATTTCTGGTATGTGGTACAAATCCTGCCATTTCAGGCACAATTAAGCCTTTAAACGCGCTTTCTAATTTCAATAACATATCGGCTCAGGGGAATTGGACACTTAGGATTCTAGACAATCAGAGTGGCGATGGCGGCACCCTTAATTCATGGAGCATGAAAGTGTGTTCAGCTGCGCCACTGGGAATAGAAGATAAAGCGTTATTCAGTTTTGCCGTATATCCAAATCCAAACAATGGAAGTTTTACTGTAAAGTCAGACAAACTGACTTCAGATAAGATCAATATGGCCGTATACGACATCCGCGGCAGGATAATCTTCCAGAAAGATTATGCAGGCAGCGCAAATTTCAACGAAAACATCAAATTGGATAATGTGCAGTCCGGAGTATACTTATTGTCCGTTTCCGACGGCCAAAACAAAGAAGTGAAAAGGATCGTAGTGCAATAA
- the tsf gene encoding translation elongation factor Ts, which produces MATITAADVNKLRTITGAGMMDCKKALVEADGDFDLAIENLRKKGQKVAANRSDRENTEGAAVAFVNADKTEGVAITLNCETDFVGKNEGFVKLANELAALAINFDSKEAFLAADFNGITVADKLIEQTGVIGEKIEVNSFEKLTGAFVGSYVHSGKIATLVALSANVDGAEEASRNVAMQAAAMSPIALDETGVDAAVIEKEIEIAKDQLRQEGKAEAMLDNIAKGKIQRFFKDNTLVNQDYIKDSSMSVAAYVKSVDTGLTVTGFKRVALG; this is translated from the coding sequence ATGGCAACAATCACTGCTGCAGACGTAAATAAATTAAGAACAATCACAGGCGCCGGAATGATGGACTGTAAAAAAGCGCTTGTTGAAGCTGACGGGGATTTCGATTTGGCTATCGAAAACCTTCGTAAAAAAGGACAAAAAGTAGCTGCTAACCGTTCAGACCGTGAAAACACTGAAGGTGCTGCTGTAGCTTTTGTTAATGCTGACAAAACTGAAGGCGTTGCGATCACTTTGAACTGTGAGACTGATTTCGTAGGTAAAAATGAAGGTTTCGTAAAATTGGCCAACGAACTGGCTGCCCTTGCCATCAACTTTGATTCAAAAGAGGCTTTCCTTGCTGCTGATTTCAACGGAATCACTGTTGCTGATAAATTAATCGAGCAGACTGGTGTTATCGGTGAGAAAATCGAGGTAAACTCTTTCGAAAAACTGACTGGTGCATTTGTAGGTTCTTATGTACACTCTGGTAAAATCGCTACTTTGGTGGCACTTTCTGCTAACGTTGACGGTGCTGAAGAAGCATCAAGAAACGTAGCCATGCAGGCTGCAGCGATGTCGCCAATCGCATTGGATGAAACAGGGGTTGACGCTGCTGTAATCGAAAAAGAAATCGAAATCGCAAAAGACCAATTGCGTCAGGAAGGCAAAGCTGAGGCAATGCTTGACAATATCGCAAAAGGAAAAATCCAGCGTTTCTTCAAAGACAATACTTTGGTGAACCAGGATTACATCAAGGACAGCTCGATGAGCGTTGCCGCTTATGTAAAATCTGTAGATACAGGTCTTACCGTAACTGGTTTCAAAAGAGTTGCTCTGGGATAA
- the rpsB gene encoding 30S ribosomal protein S2 — MANKVEVKELLEAGVHFGHMTRKWDPNMAPYIYMERNGIHIINLYKTAAKIEEANEALKKIAASGRKILFVATKKQAKDIVADKAKAANMPYITERWPGGMLTNFVTIRKAVKKMGTIDRMKKDGTFQTLSKKERLQVDRLRAKLEKNLGSIADMSRLPAALFVVDIKAEHIAIKEAQKLNIPVFAMVDTNSDPREVDYVIPANDDASKSIEKILSLVTAAVVDGLSNRTSDKEESDEETDTVAEAAPAATATAPAVETPAVEEAPVAEAPAAEAAESTEE; from the coding sequence ATGGCAAACAAAGTAGAAGTTAAAGAATTACTGGAAGCAGGTGTTCACTTCGGGCACATGACCAGAAAATGGGATCCAAACATGGCTCCTTACATCTATATGGAGCGTAATGGTATTCATATCATTAACCTGTATAAGACTGCAGCTAAGATTGAAGAGGCTAACGAAGCCCTTAAGAAAATCGCTGCATCAGGCCGCAAAATCCTTTTCGTTGCGACCAAAAAACAAGCAAAAGACATCGTTGCCGATAAGGCAAAAGCTGCAAACATGCCGTACATCACTGAAAGATGGCCGGGCGGAATGCTGACTAACTTCGTAACCATCCGTAAAGCCGTTAAGAAAATGGGCACTATCGACAGGATGAAGAAAGACGGTACATTCCAGACTCTGTCTAAAAAAGAGCGTTTACAGGTTGATCGTCTGCGTGCAAAATTAGAAAAGAACTTAGGTTCTATCGCTGATATGTCAAGACTTCCTGCGGCGTTATTCGTAGTGGATATCAAAGCGGAACACATCGCAATAAAAGAAGCTCAGAAATTAAACATTCCGGTTTTCGCAATGGTAGATACAAACTCTGACCCACGTGAGGTGGATTATGTAATACCTGCAAATGATGATGCTTCTAAATCAATCGAGAAAATTTTATCTTTAGTAACTGCTGCCGTAGTGGATGGTTTGTCTAACAGGACTTCTGACAAAGAAGAGTCTGATGAAGAAACCGACACTGTAGCAGAGGCTGCTCCGGCTGCTACTGCTACTGCACCTGCTGTAGAAACTCCAGCTGTAGAAGAAGCTCCTGTAGCTGAAGCTCCTGCTGCTGAGGCTGCTGAGTCGACTGAAGAATAA
- the rpsI gene encoding 30S ribosomal protein S9, whose protein sequence is MAVIHKIGRRKTAVARVYVSEGTGKITVNKKEFATYFPTATLQYKVLQPMTMTENADNYDVKINVYGGGVTGQAEAVRMAIARAMCEVGEGNRAILKPEGLLTRDPRMVERKKFGQKKARKRFQFSKR, encoded by the coding sequence ATGGCAGTAATCCACAAAATCGGCAGAAGAAAAACAGCCGTAGCGCGTGTGTATGTTTCTGAAGGAACAGGAAAAATCACCGTAAACAAAAAAGAATTCGCGACTTACTTCCCAACGGCAACTTTACAGTACAAAGTATTGCAGCCAATGACAATGACTGAGAATGCCGACAACTACGACGTTAAGATCAACGTATACGGTGGCGGTGTTACAGGTCAGGCAGAAGCGGTACGTATGGCTATTGCAAGGGCAATGTGCGAAGTTGGTGAAGGAAACAGAGCGATCCTTAAACCAGAAGGTTTATTGACAAGGGACCCAAGAATGGTGGAACGTAAGAAATTCGGTCAGAAGAAAGCCCGTAAGAGATTCCAATTCTCGAAACGTTAA
- the rplM gene encoding 50S ribosomal protein L13, which translates to MNTLSYKTISANKATVSKEWIVVDADGHNLGRLASKVAMILRGKYKPSYTPHVDCGDNVIVINAEKINLTGSKMDDKIYMRHTGYPGGQRTLTAKVLQQKNPAALVEKAVKGMLPKNKLGAELFRNLNVVVGSEHKQGAQKPKTVNLNDLK; encoded by the coding sequence GTGAACACATTAAGTTACAAGACGATTTCAGCCAACAAGGCCACTGTAAGCAAAGAGTGGATTGTTGTTGACGCTGATGGTCATAACTTGGGACGTCTTGCTTCAAAGGTCGCTATGATCTTAAGAGGGAAGTATAAGCCGAGTTATACACCGCACGTAGACTGTGGCGATAACGTGATTGTTATCAACGCAGAGAAAATCAACCTTACGGGTTCAAAAATGGATGACAAAATTTACATGCGTCATACCGGTTACCCAGGAGGTCAGAGAACCTTAACTGCTAAAGTATTACAGCAAAAGAATCCTGCTGCTTTAGTTGAGAAAGCTGTAAAAGGAATGCTTCCAAAAAACAAATTGGGCGCGGAACTTTTCAGAAACCTGAATGTAGTAGTAGGCTCTGAGCACAAACAAGGCGCTCAGAAACCTAAAACTGTTAACCTAAACGATCTTAAGTAA
- a CDS encoding ferritin-like domain-containing protein yields MNIIKFLESFTNEEMMRSEGSRRDSFGQFGKLGRNLALAAVPFGLATLTSKAFAADITPTPATPTGALQFALILEYLEDEFYRLGLESGVIPTGGRDEKVFMQIAAHESDHVAFLKNALGANAPAKPTFDFTVSGAFDPFNDNGIGQATAYAQFLALSQAFEDTGVRAYKGQAGNLITQPALLTAALQIHSVEARHASEVRRLRGLKGWITGNQRGAGMPDATQAVYNGEEVTNQAGFNTGGPFGADAGSEAYDEPLTTEQVVDIANLFIV; encoded by the coding sequence ATGAATATTATCAAATTTTTAGAGTCGTTTACCAATGAGGAAATGATGCGCAGTGAAGGCTCGAGAAGAGACAGTTTCGGGCAATTCGGAAAATTAGGAAGAAACCTTGCTCTGGCAGCGGTACCTTTCGGGCTTGCCACTTTGACTTCAAAAGCGTTTGCTGCAGATATTACGCCTACACCGGCCACGCCAACAGGTGCATTGCAGTTTGCATTAATATTGGAATACCTTGAAGATGAATTTTACAGACTGGGATTAGAATCCGGGGTAATCCCAACCGGAGGAAGGGATGAAAAAGTCTTTATGCAGATTGCGGCACACGAAAGCGACCACGTGGCTTTCTTAAAGAATGCCCTTGGTGCCAATGCACCTGCAAAACCAACTTTCGATTTTACTGTAAGCGGTGCTTTTGATCCATTTAATGATAACGGAATAGGGCAGGCAACAGCTTATGCCCAATTCCTCGCTTTGTCCCAGGCATTCGAAGATACGGGTGTGAGGGCTTATAAAGGACAGGCTGGTAACCTGATTACACAGCCGGCTTTATTAACGGCTGCATTGCAAATCCACTCCGTCGAAGCACGTCACGCTTCTGAAGTAAGAAGGTTGCGCGGACTGAAAGGCTGGATTACCGGAAACCAACGTGGTGCAGGAATGCCCGATGCTACTCAGGCAGTATATAATGGAGAAGAAGTAACGAATCAGGCAGGGTTTAATACTGGCGGCCCTTTTGGGGCGGATGCAGGAAGTGAAGCATATGATGAGCCTTTGACTACAGAACAGGTGGTGGATATCGCCAACTTGTTTATTGTATAG
- a CDS encoding ferritin-like domain-containing protein: MKNTVKIQEVNPSFTNRRSFLKLSGLTVVGAGLLLAGCNDTDDGNGNQNQLPGVRSNGIFDLGGGDFGVLTYAYALEQLEADFYTKVVNASGFNSFPDEDRQVLTDLYHHEVIHREFFKAALTEALPDPSTQLLPTLAFDYSGLNFNSRDAVLATAKALEDTGVAAYNGAAKQITNVNYLLLAGKIVSVEARHASAIRSLINPNSNSFAGDDVVSTSNGLDVAKEPSEILGIAGGFITTEFTANYL; this comes from the coding sequence ATGAAAAACACAGTGAAAATCCAGGAAGTAAATCCTTCTTTTACTAACAGAAGAAGTTTCCTGAAACTTAGTGGGCTGACCGTTGTTGGTGCGGGCCTACTATTAGCCGGATGTAACGACACCGACGACGGCAATGGTAATCAAAACCAGTTGCCGGGCGTGCGGAGTAATGGTATTTTTGATTTAGGCGGCGGTGACTTCGGCGTGCTGACTTATGCTTATGCACTCGAACAACTTGAAGCCGACTTTTATACTAAAGTCGTAAACGCTTCCGGTTTTAACAGCTTTCCTGATGAAGACCGTCAGGTACTGACCGACCTTTATCACCATGAGGTAATCCACAGGGAATTTTTCAAGGCTGCCTTAACCGAAGCTTTACCTGATCCTTCGACACAATTGCTGCCTACACTGGCGTTTGACTACAGCGGATTGAATTTCAACAGCCGTGATGCGGTTTTAGCCACGGCTAAAGCACTTGAAGATACTGGTGTAGCCGCTTATAATGGTGCTGCAAAGCAGATTACCAATGTAAATTATCTTTTACTTGCCGGTAAAATCGTTTCTGTAGAAGCGAGGCATGCTTCAGCAATCCGCAGCCTTATCAATCCGAATTCCAATTCATTTGCCGGAGATGATGTCGTAAGTACCTCGAACGGGCTTGATGTCGCTAAAGAACCGTCAGAAATACTTGGTATCGCCGGAGGATTTATTACAACTGAATTTACTGCGAATTATTTATAA
- a CDS encoding LacI family DNA-binding transcriptional regulator, translating into MKEKATLKQIAKELHVSVSTVSKALNDSPEISEPTKIKIQEFAKLKNYKPNIIGLNLKNRKTKTIGVIIPNIMNAFFAKVFSGIEKVAEAKGYNVITCISNESLAKEIHTLDMLSNGTIDGFILSVSEEAQKLNEYQHFTDVINDGTPIVMFDRIAERVDCDKVVVDDFDSAVHATEHLLKLGCKKIALLSAIDNLSVGKLRAKGYFEALEKNGTNVSDDLIIRTDSEDDFNDKIEKLFDSEKPDGVFALDEHASTMAMKAAIKRGVKIPEQLSVIGFADGIWSRRMTPSLSTISQHGPEIGEAAAKLLIERLESKEEIKPITNVIKTELRQRDSTRKL; encoded by the coding sequence ATGAAAGAAAAAGCCACCTTAAAACAAATCGCCAAAGAACTGCATGTTTCGGTTTCGACCGTTTCCAAAGCTTTGAATGATAGTCCTGAAATCAGCGAGCCAACGAAAATCAAGATACAGGAGTTTGCCAAGCTGAAGAATTACAAACCGAACATCATTGGTCTGAACCTCAAGAACCGCAAGACCAAAACCATTGGCGTGATCATACCCAATATTATGAATGCCTTTTTCGCAAAAGTTTTCAGTGGTATTGAAAAGGTGGCGGAAGCCAAAGGATACAACGTGATCACCTGCATTTCAAACGAATCGCTGGCAAAGGAAATCCATACGCTCGATATGCTCAGCAATGGCACTATTGACGGTTTTATCCTTTCCGTTTCAGAAGAAGCCCAGAAACTTAACGAATACCAGCATTTCACAGATGTCATTAATGACGGTACGCCCATTGTAATGTTCGACCGTATCGCCGAAAGGGTGGATTGCGATAAAGTGGTGGTGGATGATTTCGATTCGGCTGTACACGCCACAGAACACCTCCTTAAGCTAGGATGCAAAAAAATCGCGCTGCTTTCGGCAATCGACAATCTCAGCGTAGGGAAACTGCGTGCCAAGGGCTATTTCGAAGCGCTGGAGAAAAACGGCACTAATGTCAGCGACGATTTGATCATCCGCACGGATTCCGAAGATGATTTCAACGATAAGATCGAAAAATTATTCGACAGCGAAAAACCGGATGGCGTTTTTGCATTAGATGAACATGCATCGACCATGGCCATGAAAGCGGCTATAAAACGCGGGGTTAAGATTCCGGAACAACTTTCAGTGATTGGTTTTGCAGATGGGATCTGGTCCAGAAGGATGACGCCAAGTTTGTCAACCATCAGCCAGCACGGACCGGAAATCGGGGAGGCGGCTGCAAAGCTTCTCATAGAAAGGCTCGAAAGCAAAGAGGAAATCAAGCCCATCACGAACGTCATCAAAACGGAGCTGCGCCAGCGCGATTCGACCAGAAAGTTATAA
- a CDS encoding methyltransferase yields the protein MRGLLKKIFSPFLKKASAMYLKKRRKYSYKGISVWVEPTVFPPFITISTKILLDFINPLPLKNKAFLELGCGCGIISILAAKKEAIVTSTDINEAALRALKKNAEANGVNIEILFSDLFESLTGKSFDCIIINPPYYPKNPGSIAENAWFCGEDFEYFRKLFSTLPEFISAQNEIYMILSEDCDLEKIKAIALKNGMALNVVLEKKVAGEKNYIFRIIQL from the coding sequence ATGAGGGGACTTTTAAAAAAAATATTCAGCCCGTTCCTGAAAAAAGCCAGCGCGATGTATTTAAAAAAACGCCGGAAATATTCCTATAAAGGCATTTCAGTTTGGGTGGAACCTACGGTGTTTCCGCCGTTCATTACCATCAGTACTAAAATTTTACTCGATTTTATCAATCCACTTCCGCTGAAAAATAAGGCCTTTTTAGAATTGGGTTGCGGCTGCGGCATCATCTCCATACTGGCGGCAAAAAAGGAAGCGATTGTGACATCGACAGATATTAATGAGGCTGCGTTGCGTGCTTTAAAAAAAAATGCTGAAGCGAATGGGGTCAATATCGAAATCCTGTTTTCGGATTTGTTTGAAAGCCTTACCGGAAAATCATTTGATTGTATCATCATCAATCCGCCGTATTATCCGAAAAACCCTGGGTCCATAGCTGAAAACGCCTGGTTTTGCGGGGAAGATTTTGAGTATTTCAGAAAACTCTTTTCCACTTTGCCGGAATTTATTTCTGCCCAAAACGAAATCTATATGATCCTGTCAGAAGATTGTGATCTGGAAAAAATAAAAGCCATTGCATTAAAAAATGGAATGGCTTTAAATGTTGTTCTGGAGAAAAAAGTCGCCGGTGAAAAAAATTACATTTTTCGCATAATCCAATTATAA